From one Acidibrevibacterium fodinaquatile genomic stretch:
- a CDS encoding amidase — MNEACDLPATEARALIGAKKLSPVELTESCIARIEAVDHAVNAMVARDFERALDAARDAEAAVMRGNALGPLHGLPVGIKDLEETADLRTTYGSPIYRDHVPARDCRMVAALRAAGAIVLGKTNTPEWGAGANTRNAVYGATGNPFDPLKSAAGSSGGSAVALATGMVPLASGSDMGGSLRNPAGFCGIVGFRPSPGLVANEKRGLGWSPLGVLGPMARTVADLALMLSAMVSDDARDPLAYTVHGRKTRQGGDYFPPPAIDLAGLRVALTADLGFAPTERHIATVFSEKTTLFRGIFARAEDTTPDCAGADEAFAILRAVNFVAAHREKAEKQPDDVGPNVRANVAEGLAYSAADVARAELLQTELYRRWQDFFRDYDVILTPTLTISPRSWRELYPAEIDGRPTKNYFHWLALAYAVTLAGHPALSLPLGCDHAGMPFGLQIIGPRGGDALVLAVAQALERALAADARTARPVPDIAALKAAPPLRAAEGFLGFA, encoded by the coding sequence ATGAACGAAGCCTGTGATCTCCCGGCAACCGAAGCCCGGGCGCTGATTGGCGCGAAAAAGCTCTCGCCGGTCGAACTCACCGAAAGCTGTATCGCGCGGATCGAGGCGGTCGATCATGCCGTCAACGCCATGGTCGCGCGTGATTTCGAACGCGCCCTTGATGCCGCCCGCGACGCCGAGGCCGCGGTGATGCGCGGGAACGCGCTCGGGCCGCTGCATGGGCTTCCGGTCGGGATCAAGGATCTCGAGGAGACGGCGGATCTCCGCACCACCTATGGCAGCCCGATCTATCGCGACCATGTGCCGGCGCGGGATTGCCGCATGGTCGCGGCCTTGCGCGCGGCCGGCGCGATCGTGCTCGGCAAGACCAACACCCCGGAATGGGGCGCCGGCGCCAATACCCGCAACGCCGTCTATGGCGCCACCGGCAATCCCTTCGATCCGCTGAAATCCGCCGCCGGCTCCTCTGGCGGCTCGGCGGTCGCGCTCGCGACCGGAATGGTGCCGCTGGCCTCGGGCTCCGACATGGGCGGCAGCTTGCGCAACCCGGCGGGATTTTGCGGCATCGTTGGGTTTCGCCCCTCGCCTGGTCTCGTCGCCAACGAAAAGCGCGGCCTCGGCTGGTCGCCGCTTGGCGTGCTCGGGCCGATGGCGCGCACTGTCGCCGATCTCGCGCTGATGCTTTCGGCGATGGTTTCCGATGACGCACGCGACCCGCTCGCTTACACGGTGCATGGGCGCAAAACGCGTCAAGGCGGCGATTATTTTCCCCCGCCGGCGATCGATCTCGCCGGGCTCCGCGTCGCCCTCACCGCCGATCTCGGCTTTGCGCCCACCGAACGCCACATCGCGACGGTATTTTCCGAAAAAACCACGCTGTTTCGTGGTATTTTCGCCCGCGCCGAGGATACGACACCGGATTGCGCCGGCGCCGATGAGGCTTTTGCGATCTTGCGCGCGGTCAATTTCGTCGCCGCCCATCGCGAGAAAGCGGAAAAACAGCCGGACGATGTCGGCCCCAATGTGCGCGCCAATGTCGCCGAGGGGCTGGCCTACAGCGCCGCCGACGTCGCCCGCGCCGAACTCCTGCAAACCGAGCTTTATCGCCGCTGGCAGGATTTTTTCCGCGATTACGACGTCATTCTGACACCGACGCTGACGATCAGCCCGCGCTCCTGGCGCGAGCTTTATCCCGCCGAGATCGATGGCCGGCCGACGAAAAATTACTTCCACTGGCTTGCTTTGGCCTATGCCGTCACGCTCGCGGGACACCCGGCGCTGTCACTGCCGCTCGGGTGCGATCACGCCGGCATGCCGTTTGGTCTCCAGATCATCGGCCCGCGCGGCGGCGACGCGCTGGTGCTCGCGGTCGCGCAAGCGCTCGAGCGGGCGCTTGCCGCTGATGCCCGCACCGCGCGCCCGGTCCCAGACATCGCCGCCCTCAAAGCCGCCCCGCCCCTCCGCGCGGCGGAGGGATTTCTCGGTTTCGCTTGA
- a CDS encoding carboxymuconolactone decarboxylase family protein, with protein MEKKGMVEDWLALINNMNGAVRDLRKAAPETLKAFSDMAQAAHGGDGLDHKTKELIALAIGVATRCAPCIAYHAEGAVKHGATREQVAETLAMSIYMGAGPSVMYAAEALEAVDQMLAKTAAKA; from the coding sequence ATGGAGAAAAAAGGCATGGTCGAGGACTGGCTGGCTCTGATCAACAACATGAACGGCGCGGTGCGCGATCTGCGCAAGGCGGCGCCGGAGACGCTGAAGGCGTTTTCCGACATGGCGCAGGCGGCGCATGGCGGCGATGGGCTCGACCACAAAACCAAGGAGCTGATCGCGCTCGCGATCGGCGTTGCGACGCGCTGCGCGCCCTGCATCGCCTATCACGCCGAAGGCGCGGTCAAGCATGGCGCGACCCGCGAGCAGGTGGCGGAGACCCTGGCGATGTCGATTTATATGGGAGCCGGCCCCTCGGTGATGTATGCCGCCGAGGCGCTGGAAGCGGTCGATCAGATGCTGGCGAAAACCGCCGCGAAGGCGTGA
- a CDS encoding transporter substrate-binding domain-containing protein: MISAWRCLLAGVALALAFARPAGAGTLAAVRAAGVLRVGLPGDYAPFALATADDWRGFDVDVARAMAAALAVRVVFVRTSWPTLMADLGAGKFDLGAGGITITPERAAQAMFSEPILADGKTPLARCSDAARFGTLAAIDRPGIRVITNPGGTNESFDRAHLHAATIVIFPDNRRIFAALAAGAADLMITDATEARYQQRATPGLCAVHPEKPFTRSEKAYLLPQGDREWRDWVDGFLTRARESGRLTRWRQAWLGQ, translated from the coding sequence GTGATTTCGGCCTGGCGCTGTCTGCTCGCCGGCGTCGCTTTGGCATTGGCGTTCGCGCGACCGGCCGGCGCCGGGACGTTGGCGGCAGTGCGGGCGGCGGGTGTGCTGCGCGTCGGCCTTCCCGGCGATTATGCGCCCTTTGCGCTGGCAACGGCGGATGACTGGCGCGGCTTCGATGTCGATGTCGCGCGGGCGATGGCGGCAGCACTCGCGGTGCGGGTGGTGTTCGTGCGCACCAGCTGGCCGACGCTGATGGCCGATCTCGGCGCCGGCAAATTCGACCTCGGTGCCGGCGGCATCACCATCACCCCCGAACGCGCGGCGCAGGCGATGTTCTCCGAACCCATCCTCGCCGACGGCAAAACCCCCCTCGCCCGCTGTTCGGATGCCGCGCGTTTCGGAACCCTGGCCGCCATCGACCGCCCCGGCATCCGCGTCATCACCAATCCCGGCGGCACCAATGAAAGTTTCGATCGCGCCCATTTGCACGCGGCCACCATCGTTATCTTCCCCGACAACCGGCGCATTTTCGCGGCGCTTGCCGCCGGCGCTGCCGATCTGATGATCACCGACGCGACCGAGGCCCGCTATCAGCAGCGCGCAACGCCGGGGCTCTGCGCCGTCCATCCCGAAAAACCCTTCACGCGGAGCGAAAAAGCCTATCTCCTGCCGCAAGGTGATCGCGAATGGCGGGATTGGGTGGACGGATTTCTCACCCGCGCGCGAGAAAGCGGGAGGCTCACGCGATGGCGCCAAGCATGGCTCGGCCAATAG
- a CDS encoding biotin transporter BioY gives MTPRPLSEPAIFPTTSWLAGRSRAARWGSLLIGTALLALSAHIAVPFWPVPMSMQTLVVLLIGFAMGARLGGATVLAYFVEGAIGLPVFHGGGGIAYFAGPTGGYLIGFLPAVMLVGALAERGATRSLLRTAAAALLGDVLIFACGLTWLAIIVGPAKSLAFGLMPFLPAEAVKLALAIAIAPLLRRGRG, from the coding sequence GTGACACCCCGCCCGCTCAGCGAACCTGCCATTTTCCCGACGACATCCTGGCTTGCCGGGCGCAGCCGCGCCGCGAGATGGGGCAGCCTCTTGATCGGGACCGCGCTGCTCGCCCTTTCCGCCCATATCGCGGTGCCGTTCTGGCCGGTGCCGATGTCGATGCAGACCCTGGTCGTGCTGCTGATTGGTTTCGCCATGGGGGCACGGCTCGGCGGTGCGACCGTGCTCGCCTATTTCGTCGAGGGGGCGATCGGGTTGCCGGTTTTCCATGGCGGCGGCGGGATTGCCTATTTTGCCGGGCCGACCGGGGGCTATCTGATCGGGTTTCTGCCGGCGGTGATGCTGGTCGGTGCGCTTGCCGAACGCGGCGCGACACGTAGCCTGCTCCGAACGGCGGCAGCGGCGCTACTCGGGGACGTGCTGATCTTCGCCTGCGGCCTCACCTGGCTTGCGATCATCGTGGGGCCGGCCAAAAGCCTCGCTTTCGGCCTCATGCCGTTCTTGCCAGCGGAAGCGGTCAAGCTCGCTCTCGCCATCGCTATCGCACCGCTGCTCCGGCGTGGTCGAGGCTGA
- a CDS encoding MBL fold metallo-hydrolase encodes MTAAAMRVVVLGCGGSAGVPLIGGSDGRGDWGVCDPAEPRNRRLRASIAVCAGGQTLLVDTGPDLRGQLLGNGIARIDAILYTHAHADHITGLDDVRILNRIANRPLPAYGMDVTLSEIRRRFEYAFLPHDARQFFYRPVLLPQIVAPGDEVAMAGITARVFLQDHGFVTSLGFRCGGFAYSTDVVMLDAAALAVLEGVDTWLVGCFQRAPHKTHAHLERVLDWAATLGVRRTVLTHMGTDMDWGWLKHHLPSHVEPAYDGLILEIPG; translated from the coding sequence ATGACGGCGGCGGCGATGCGGGTGGTGGTGCTGGGTTGCGGCGGCTCGGCCGGTGTGCCGCTGATCGGCGGCTCGGACGGCCGCGGTGATTGGGGTGTCTGCGATCCCGCCGAGCCGCGCAACCGCCGGCTGCGCGCCAGCATCGCGGTGTGCGCCGGCGGCCAGACCCTGCTCGTCGATACCGGCCCCGATCTGCGTGGCCAGTTGCTCGGCAACGGCATCGCCCGCATCGATGCGATTCTCTACACCCATGCCCATGCCGATCACATCACCGGGCTCGATGACGTGCGTATTCTGAATCGCATCGCGAACCGCCCGCTGCCGGCTTATGGCATGGACGTGACACTCAGCGAAATTCGCCGCCGTTTCGAATACGCGTTCCTGCCGCATGATGCGCGGCAATTTTTCTATCGTCCGGTTCTGCTACCGCAAATCGTCGCGCCAGGGGACGAGGTCGCGATGGCAGGGATCACGGCACGGGTTTTTCTCCAGGACCATGGGTTTGTCACCTCGCTTGGGTTTCGCTGTGGTGGTTTCGCCTATTCGACCGATGTCGTCATGCTCGATGCGGCGGCGCTCGCGGTGCTCGAGGGTGTCGATACCTGGCTCGTCGGCTGCTTTCAGCGCGCGCCACACAAGACCCATGCGCATCTCGAACGGGTGCTGGATTGGGCGGCAACCCTCGGGGTGCGCCGAACCGTGCTCACCCATATGGGAACCGACATGGATTGGGGCTGGCTCAAGCATCATTTGCCGAGCCATGTCGAACCCGCTTATGACGGATTGATCTTGGAGATTCCCGGCTGA
- a CDS encoding TatD family hydrolase encodes MLIDSHCHLDYFAGDDLAGVLARAREAGVGEMVSISTRLDQAPALIALASAHPGLWCTVGVHPHHVAEAPLAEEAALAALAAHPKVVGIGESGLDYFYDRAPRPRQQESFRIHIRAARLAGVPLVIHARDADDDIAAILREEWAAGGAFAFLLHCFSAGRALAEAALALGGYISFSGMLTFPKSEAIRAIARDVPAERLLVETDAPYLAPVPHRGKRNEPAFVAHTAMRLAEIRGLDAAALAHLTTENFRRLFTKTG; translated from the coding sequence ATGCTGATCGATTCGCATTGCCATCTCGATTATTTCGCGGGCGATGATCTCGCCGGCGTACTGGCCCGGGCGCGCGAGGCAGGGGTCGGCGAGATGGTCAGCATCAGCACCCGGCTCGACCAGGCCCCCGCCCTGATCGCGCTGGCCTCGGCGCATCCGGGACTTTGGTGCACCGTTGGCGTCCATCCGCATCACGTCGCGGAAGCGCCGCTCGCCGAGGAAGCGGCGCTGGCCGCCCTCGCAGCCCACCCTAAGGTGGTCGGGATCGGCGAATCCGGGCTCGATTATTTCTATGATCGCGCGCCCCGGCCGCGCCAGCAGGAGAGTTTCCGCATTCATATCCGCGCAGCACGCCTGGCGGGCGTGCCACTCGTGATCCATGCGCGCGACGCCGATGACGATATCGCCGCGATCCTCCGCGAGGAATGGGCGGCGGGCGGCGCCTTCGCGTTTCTCCTCCATTGTTTCAGCGCCGGCCGCGCGCTCGCCGAGGCCGCGCTCGCGCTCGGCGGCTATATCAGTTTTTCCGGCATGCTGACCTTCCCGAAATCGGAGGCGATCCGCGCGATTGCGCGCGACGTTCCGGCCGAGCGGCTGCTGGTCGAGACCGATGCCCCCTATCTCGCGCCGGTGCCGCATCGCGGCAAGCGCAACGAGCCGGCCTTCGTTGCGCACACAGCGATGCGGCTCGCCGAGATCCGCGGTCTCGACGCGGCGGCGCTTGCGCATCTCACGACGGAAAATTTCCGCCGGCTATTTACGAAAACCGGTTGA
- the metG gene encoding methionine--tRNA ligase gives MKKFYLTTPIYYVNGAPHIGHAYTSIAADVLARWQRLDGFEVFFLTGTDEHGQKVEKAAAEAGLDTQRFTDRVAEDFRAMAAAMGVSNDDFIRTTEERHKRACIALWERLVANDAIYLGHYEGWYAVRDEAFYGEDELVTTPDGTRLAPTGAPVEWVREPSYFFRLSAWQEKLLAFYEQNPDFIAPVARRNEVLSFVRSGLTDLSVSRTSFTWGIPVPGDPAHVMYVWLDALTNYITAAGFPDEADPRWRFWPADLHIVGKEIVRFHAVYWPAMLMAAGIAPPRRIYSHGWWTVEGEKMSKSLGNVIDPRELVGEFGLDPLRYFLLREVPFGNDGDFSRRALITRLNGELANDLGNLAQRTLSLIARHCEGRLPALGESTPADAALREAAARLPALLRERIARLAFHEALEEAWKTVRAANAYIDHQAPWALRKTDLVRMNTVLRVLADTLRVIATVLQPFMPASMARLLDQLGVPEDARDLAALAEALPAGAPLPPPSGIFPRFVEPAG, from the coding sequence ATGAAAAAATTCTACCTCACGACGCCGATCTATTACGTCAATGGCGCCCCCCATATCGGCCACGCCTATACCTCGATCGCGGCCGACGTGCTGGCGCGCTGGCAACGGCTCGACGGGTTCGAGGTGTTTTTCCTGACCGGCACCGACGAGCATGGCCAGAAAGTGGAAAAAGCGGCGGCGGAGGCCGGGCTCGACACGCAGCGCTTCACCGATCGCGTCGCCGAAGATTTCCGCGCCATGGCGGCGGCGATGGGGGTCTCCAACGATGACTTCATCCGCACCACCGAAGAGCGCCACAAACGCGCCTGCATCGCCCTCTGGGAGCGGCTCGTCGCCAATGACGCGATCTATCTCGGCCATTACGAGGGCTGGTACGCGGTCCGTGACGAGGCGTTTTATGGCGAGGATGAACTCGTCACCACGCCGGACGGCACGCGCCTTGCGCCGACCGGCGCGCCGGTGGAATGGGTGCGTGAGCCCTCCTATTTCTTCCGGCTCTCCGCCTGGCAGGAAAAATTGCTCGCCTTTTATGAGCAGAACCCGGACTTTATCGCCCCCGTCGCGCGCCGCAACGAAGTATTGAGCTTCGTCCGCAGCGGGCTCACCGATCTTTCGGTCAGCCGCACCAGCTTCACCTGGGGCATTCCGGTGCCCGGCGATCCGGCGCATGTGATGTATGTCTGGCTCGATGCCTTGACCAATTACATCACCGCCGCCGGCTTCCCCGATGAGGCCGACCCGCGCTGGCGCTTCTGGCCGGCCGATCTTCATATCGTCGGCAAGGAGATCGTGCGGTTTCACGCGGTTTATTGGCCGGCGATGCTGATGGCCGCCGGGATCGCCCCGCCCCGGCGCATCTATTCGCATGGCTGGTGGACGGTGGAGGGCGAGAAGATGAGCAAATCGCTCGGTAACGTCATCGATCCGCGTGAATTGGTCGGCGAATTCGGCCTTGATCCGCTGCGCTATTTTCTTCTCCGCGAGGTGCCGTTCGGCAATGACGGCGATTTCAGCCGCCGCGCCCTGATCACCCGGCTCAACGGTGAACTCGCCAATGATCTCGGCAATCTCGCCCAACGCACGCTCTCTCTGATCGCGCGCCATTGCGAAGGACGGCTGCCGGCTTTGGGCGAAAGCACGCCCGCCGACGCGGCGCTGCGCGAGGCCGCGGCCCGGCTTCCGGCGCTGCTGCGCGAGCGCATCGCGCGCCTTGCCTTTCACGAGGCGCTGGAGGAAGCGTGGAAAACCGTCCGCGCCGCCAATGCCTATATCGATCATCAGGCGCCCTGGGCGTTGCGCAAGACCGATCTCGTGCGCATGAACACGGTTCTGCGCGTGCTTGCCGACACACTCCGCGTCATCGCGACGGTGTTGCAGCCCTTCATGCCGGCGAGCATGGCGCGGCTGCTCGATCAGCTCGGCGTCCCTGAGGACGCGCGCGATCTCGCCGCTTTGGCCGAGGCGCTGCCGGCGGGCGCGCCCTTGCCGCCGCCCTCGGGTATTTTTCCGCGCTTCGTCGAGCCGGCGGGCTAG
- a CDS encoding DNA polymerase III subunit delta': protein MTDAAPAPRANPWLLGHAAAEAALVEAVRAGRLHHAWLIAGPAGIGKATLAFRFTRWLLAGAPAPHGRAGEAASLALDPAHPVFRRVAAGSHADLLTIERGFDDKRRRQRREILVDDVRALGGFLRLTPAEGGWRVVVVDGAEGLNRNAANALLKLLEEPPPRALLLLVCSAPGRLLPTLRSRCRILRLAPLALPVMEGLLEQLLPETALAERARLAALAEGAPGRALALAEEDGLRLAGLVAETLAALPALTPDRAHAIADRVLAGEEDAFEVFADLLRDTLARALREAGRGGAAPAWLGARPLEAWAELWHAVGRLRDDTGRFYLDKREATLMTLSRAADIAAPR from the coding sequence GTGACCGACGCCGCCCCCGCGCCGCGTGCCAATCCTTGGCTTCTCGGCCATGCGGCGGCAGAGGCGGCATTGGTCGAGGCGGTGCGCGCCGGCCGCCTGCATCATGCCTGGCTGATTGCCGGGCCGGCGGGGATCGGCAAAGCGACGCTCGCGTTTCGTTTCACCCGCTGGCTGCTCGCCGGGGCGCCGGCGCCGCATGGCCGAGCCGGGGAGGCGGCAAGTCTCGCGCTCGATCCCGCGCATCCGGTGTTCCGCCGCGTCGCTGCCGGCAGCCACGCCGATCTCCTCACCATCGAACGCGGCTTCGATGACAAGCGCCGCCGCCAGCGTCGCGAGATTTTGGTCGATGATGTGCGCGCGCTCGGCGGCTTTCTGCGTCTGACGCCGGCCGAGGGCGGCTGGCGCGTCGTGGTGGTGGATGGCGCCGAAGGGCTGAACCGCAACGCCGCCAATGCTTTGCTCAAGCTGCTCGAGGAGCCGCCGCCGCGGGCGCTTCTGCTGCTCGTCTGCAGTGCGCCGGGGCGGCTGTTGCCGACGCTGCGCAGCCGCTGCCGCATCCTTCGTCTCGCCCCGCTCGCTCTGCCGGTGATGGAGGGGCTGCTCGAACAGCTCTTGCCCGAGACCGCCCTCGCCGAGCGCGCGCGCCTTGCCGCCCTTGCCGAGGGCGCGCCCGGCCGGGCACTGGCTCTCGCCGAGGAGGACGGCTTGCGTCTTGCCGGCCTGGTGGCCGAGACCCTGGCCGCGCTGCCCGCCCTGACGCCGGATCGCGCCCACGCGATCGCCGATCGCGTGCTCGCCGGCGAGGAGGACGCTTTCGAGGTGTTCGCCGATCTTCTGCGCGATACCCTTGCGCGGGCGCTGCGTGAGGCCGGGCGCGGCGGCGCGGCGCCGGCCTGGCTTGGCGCGCGCCCTCTTGAAGCCTGGGCGGAGCTATGGCACGCCGTTGGGCGCCTGCGCGATGACACCGGGCGATTTTATCTCGACAAGCGCGAGGCCACCTTGATGACATTGTCCCGCGCCGCCGATATCGCCGCACCCCGATGA
- the tmk gene encoding dTMP kinase — protein sequence MARGFFITLEGGEGAGKSTQARLLAASFARAGLPVLATREPGGTAEAERLRALLLDPALTWTPLAETLLHGAARAEHVAKVIRPARDGGTHVVCDRFADSTLAYQGYGQGCDLQAIATLAGVIDLRPDLTLVLDLAPAVSRARLAARGAGADRYERLGAAFFARVREGFRAIADADPERCVVIPADDEEARIAARIVEAVRARLGLSL from the coding sequence ATGGCGCGCGGCTTTTTCATCACCTTGGAAGGCGGCGAGGGGGCGGGAAAATCGACCCAGGCGCGCCTGCTCGCCGCGTCCTTCGCGCGGGCCGGCTTGCCTGTTCTTGCAACGCGTGAGCCCGGCGGCACGGCGGAAGCGGAGCGGCTGCGCGCTCTTCTGCTCGATCCCGCGCTCACCTGGACGCCGCTTGCTGAGACGCTGCTCCACGGCGCCGCCCGCGCCGAGCATGTCGCGAAGGTGATCCGGCCGGCGCGCGACGGCGGAACCCATGTCGTTTGCGACCGTTTCGCCGATTCGACGCTCGCCTATCAGGGGTACGGCCAGGGCTGCGATCTGCAGGCGATCGCAACGCTCGCCGGGGTGATCGATCTGCGCCCCGATCTTACGCTCGTTCTCGATCTCGCGCCGGCGGTGAGCCGGGCGAGGCTTGCCGCGCGCGGCGCCGGCGCGGATCGCTATGAGCGGCTCGGCGCCGCGTTTTTCGCCCGCGTGCGGGAGGGGTTTCGCGCCATTGCCGATGCCGATCCCGAGCGTTGCGTCGTGATCCCCGCCGACGACGAGGAAGCCCGCATCGCCGCGCGGATTGTCGAGGCCGTGCGGGCGCGGCTCGGGCTTTCGCTGTGA
- a CDS encoding D-alanyl-D-alanine carboxypeptidase family protein, with protein sequence MVSRRFLLLASVTFGAAAGPLAAAPKPKHAAPAPAAPAPPTTPATTPLGPVDTAARWAFATDYTTGADLLDKDADVAMVPSSMTKLMTIYIVYGMLKAGRLQLDQMLPVSERAWRTGGSKMFVPYPGSVRVEDLIRGVVVDSGNDACIVFAEAIAGSEEQFVDLMNQRAKDLGLTRSVFKNCTGLPDPGHVMSCRDIATLAAALIRNFPEYYHYDSEKTFKYNNIEQYNRNPLVQKGIADGLKTGHTDAGGYGVVASTERAGRRVILVLNGMETSHQRGEEAERLMEWAFREFEDVTLLAANDPVDRAPVWLGAAPSVALVTGRDVVVTMPRQWQNKAKLTAQYTAPLAAPVAKGAVVGKLTLSGQGVPAMEIPLHAADDVPRLALPNRALAVLTHYLTGG encoded by the coding sequence ATGGTGAGCCGCCGCTTTTTGCTGTTGGCCAGCGTCACTTTTGGTGCCGCCGCCGGCCCACTTGCCGCGGCGCCAAAGCCCAAACATGCGGCGCCGGCCCCCGCCGCGCCAGCCCCCCCGACGACGCCGGCGACGACCCCGCTCGGCCCGGTCGATACCGCGGCGCGCTGGGCTTTCGCGACCGATTACACCACCGGCGCCGATCTGCTCGACAAGGACGCCGACGTTGCGATGGTACCGTCCTCGATGACCAAGCTGATGACGATCTACATCGTCTACGGCATGCTCAAAGCGGGACGCTTGCAGCTCGATCAGATGTTGCCGGTGAGCGAGCGCGCCTGGCGCACCGGCGGGTCGAAGATGTTCGTGCCTTACCCGGGCAGCGTCCGCGTCGAGGATCTGATCCGCGGCGTCGTCGTCGATTCCGGGAACGATGCCTGCATCGTGTTCGCCGAGGCGATCGCGGGCTCTGAGGAACAATTCGTCGATCTCATGAACCAGCGCGCGAAAGATCTCGGCCTAACCCGTTCGGTGTTCAAGAATTGCACCGGGCTGCCCGATCCCGGCCATGTCATGTCCTGCCGCGACATTGCGACGCTGGCCGCCGCCTTGATCCGCAATTTTCCTGAATATTATCACTACGACTCAGAAAAAACTTTCAAATACAATAATATAGAGCAATATAATCGCAACCCGCTGGTGCAAAAGGGCATCGCCGACGGGCTCAAGACCGGGCACACCGATGCCGGCGGCTATGGCGTCGTCGCCAGCACCGAGCGCGCCGGGCGGCGGGTGATCCTGGTGCTGAACGGCATGGAAACCTCGCATCAGCGCGGCGAGGAAGCCGAGCGGCTGATGGAATGGGCGTTCCGCGAGTTCGAGGACGTGACCCTGCTTGCCGCCAATGACCCGGTCGATCGCGCCCCGGTCTGGCTCGGCGCCGCGCCCTCGGTCGCCCTCGTCACCGGGCGCGATGTCGTGGTGACGATGCCGCGGCAATGGCAAAACAAAGCGAAGCTCACCGCGCAATATACGGCGCCGCTCGCAGCACCGGTGGCGAAAGGGGCGGTGGTCGGCAAGCTCACGCTCTCGGGTCAGGGCGTGCCGGCGATGGAAATCCCGCTCCATGCCGCCGATGACGTGCCGCGTCTCGCGCTCCCGAACCGGGCGCTCGCGGTGTTGACCCATTATCTGACCGGCGGCTGA
- a CDS encoding septal ring lytic transglycosylase RlpA family protein — MKRAALVALVLLAGCGPAGADQSGNSGISALKSFFARLFHGGATPPIESPHYVVGKPYQAGGVWYYPEERFHYQASGLASVDPADHAALTADGERYDPGAMAAAHQTLQLPAIARLTDLETGRQVVVRINDRGPANPGRLLSVTPKVAELLGFPASGVAQIRVELDAAESMALAEEMGGHLNAQVAAAPRDSVEATDLPPPNGGSPAAPGAPRPVSPAAGVDPLAVGKLAVPLHLPPSVSQGPPDPGRLYIDCGTFSSAEYAYREQARLVGLPARVERRLVEGQESDIVRVGPLASVAEADQALAKVLQAGVTGAVIVIDTP, encoded by the coding sequence ATGAAGCGCGCGGCTTTGGTGGCGTTGGTGCTGCTTGCCGGCTGTGGCCCGGCCGGCGCCGATCAGTCCGGGAATTCCGGGATCTCGGCGCTGAAAAGCTTTTTCGCGAGACTTTTTCATGGTGGCGCGACGCCACCGATCGAAAGCCCGCATTACGTCGTCGGCAAGCCCTATCAAGCCGGCGGGGTCTGGTATTATCCCGAGGAACGTTTCCATTATCAGGCGAGCGGCCTTGCCAGCGTCGATCCCGCCGATCACGCGGCCCTGACCGCGGATGGCGAACGCTACGATCCTGGCGCCATGGCGGCGGCGCATCAAACCCTGCAATTGCCGGCGATCGCGCGGCTGACTGATCTCGAAACCGGCCGCCAAGTGGTGGTGCGGATCAATGACCGGGGGCCTGCGAATCCCGGACGGCTGCTTTCCGTGACGCCTAAGGTTGCGGAATTGCTGGGTTTTCCGGCCTCGGGCGTCGCTCAGATCCGGGTCGAACTCGATGCCGCCGAGAGCATGGCGCTGGCCGAGGAGATGGGCGGGCATCTCAACGCCCAGGTCGCGGCGGCGCCGCGCGATTCCGTCGAGGCCACCGATCTGCCGCCGCCGAATGGCGGCTCGCCGGCGGCGCCAGGCGCCCCACGCCCCGTTTCCCCCGCCGCCGGCGTCGATCCGCTGGCGGTCGGCAAGCTCGCGGTGCCGCTGCATCTGCCGCCGAGCGTGAGCCAGGGCCCGCCCGATCCCGGCCGCCTCTATATCGACTGCGGCACGTTCAGCAGCGCCGAATACGCCTATCGCGAGCAGGCCAGGCTCGTCGGCCTGCCGGCGCGGGTCGAGCGTCGGTTGGTCGAGGGGCAGGAAAGCGATATCGTGCGCGTCGGCCCGCTCGCCTCCGTCGCGGAGGCCGATCAGGCGCTGGCGAAAGTATTGCAGGCCGGCGTCACCGGCGCCGTCATCGTGATCGATACGCCTTGA